The region CCAAAGACAAAAAAGGGCCAAACGGAATGCGTGTTGCGCGATTTTTGTGAGCCAACACAAGATAGAAGTTGCCAAAAATAATACCGGCAAACGAGCCAACCATGAGCGCAACCCACACAGCAAGCGGTCCCAAAAAAGCGCCAATAAAACCAAGTAGTTCCATGTCTCCTACGCCCATACCTTCTTTTTTCTTAACCGCTCTAAAAATAGTGGCAGTCAGCCACAAGCAGCCATAGCCCGCTACAGCGCCAACAATACTTTGGGCGCCAGAAATGGTAAGCAGATTGCTGTACGCAAGTGCAACGCCAACAGGAATGAGCCACAGGGTTACCGCCTGTGGAATAACCATGGCAAACAGATCAGTAGCGCTAGAAAATAGTAAACAAGAAAAAAAGATGCCATAAATAATCAGTTCAGAAATTTGGTGTGTTTCAAGTGCGAGCACGGGCCAGGTTTGCGTCAGTTGAGAAATGTGTATAAGTAGGCCCGTGAACACAACGCCAGAAAGTAACTCGATAAATGGATAAACATATGAAATTGAAGCCGGACAGTGCAAGCACTTACCGCGCAACACAAGCCAAGAAATGACCGGAAGATTGGCATACCACTCAATAACATGATCGCAAGTTGGGCAGTGTGAGCGGCGGCGTAAAAATTTTTTATCACAAGCGATACGATAAGCACTGGCGCATAAAAAAGAGCCCCACGCCAGGGATGCTAAAACCCACAGGGTAAGAAAAAATAGCGTGGTCATGTTGCTCCCTTGAGCCCAGCTTTAATTAAATCGTGCACATGTACCAGCCCGCATACTTTGTTGTCATCAACAACTACCAGTGAGGTAATGTTGCTGTCTTCCATAATCATCAGCGCATCTTGTGCTGGTTGGCTGGAAGAAATGGTTTTGGGGTTCATAGTCATAATTGCCAACGCTGTTTGTTCAAATACCGCAGGGCCTTGTTTGCAGGCGCGTCGCAAGTCGCCATCGGTAATAATGCCCAAAAGTTTTTGTGCTCCATCAACCACAATACCAACGCCCAATTTTTTTGCGGTGATGGTGAGCAAGAGATCTTGAAATGAATCATCGGGCTTAATTAACGGCAGTGCACTTTCTGAGTACATGAGCGCCTGAACAGTGAGGAGCAATTTTTTACCCAGCGCGCCAGCAGGGTGCACGCGTGCAAAGTCGTGCTTACCAAAATTTTTGCATTTGCTTACCGCAATTGCTACGGCATCGCCAAAGGCTAGCATGAGTGTTGAGCTGCTCGAGGGTGCCAGGCCCATATGGCAAGCTTCTTGGTCAAATGGTAGCTGTACTACCAAATCTGCCTTGCGGCTGAGTACGCCAAGATCGCAACACCACAATGTTGCGGGCAGGTTGT is a window of Candidatus Babeliales bacterium DNA encoding:
- a CDS encoding A24 family peptidase, with protein sequence MTTLFFLTLWVLASLAWGSFLCASAYRIACDKKFLRRRSHCPTCDHVIEWYANLPVISWLVLRGKCLHCPASISYVYPFIELLSGVVFTGLLIHISQLTQTWPVLALETHQISELIIYGIFFSCLLFSSATDLFAMVIPQAVTLWLIPVGVALAYSNLLTISGAQSIVGAVAGYGCLWLTATIFRAVKKKEGMGVGDMELLGFIGAFLGPLAVWVALMVGSFAGIIFGNFYLVLAHKNRATRIPFGPFLSLGAIIFYFFKEPLVRLFF
- a CDS encoding KpsF/GutQ family sugar-phosphate isomerase, with the protein product MLSEQAASPRTSTPLNPSLIEHELVRVLTAEATSIQFLLRHLPATAIQLVQRIAHVSGKVIFSGSGKSGLVGQKLASTFASLGTPAFFLHPNDALHGDLGMIQPNDLFIALSKSGTGVELEHIFRFLHSNNLPATLWCCDLGVLSRKADLVVQLPFDQEACHMGLAPSSSSTLMLAFGDAVAIAVSKCKNFGKHDFARVHPAGALGKKLLLTVQALMYSESALPLIKPDDSFQDLLLTITAKKLGVGIVVDGAQKLLGIITDGDLRRACKQGPAVFEQTALAIMTMNPKTISSSQPAQDALMIMEDSNITSLVVVDDNKVCGLVHVHDLIKAGLKGAT